One Halalkalicoccus sp. NIPERK01 genomic region harbors:
- a CDS encoding TIGR04024 family LLM class F420-dependent oxidoreductase has protein sequence MATTNRDLVLPLNGYDDLDEAVALAQFAERLGYGHVSMGETTGRSVPLVLGLIAERTDDVGIADDVLSPFSRTPTALGQIAVTLQEISDGRFRLRIGASSPALAEKWHGVGFDRPLRRVRETIEIVRQVQSGERLDYDGECFSPDTLKLTCPPPETPAPIDVAALGPKATELAGRFADGWVPQLLPIDGLRDRMDDLRRGADLGGRSIDDVRVALLLRCCAIEDGERAREYARRHVAFMIARYGPYYRKAIADAGWQSLVDDVGSRWREGDRDGASAAVSDDLLHDLVVAGTPTMARERLEGFEAVKGVDAVQIGFFGGMSENERRTTVTELAPGRD, from the coding sequence ATGGCTACGACGAACCGCGACCTGGTACTGCCGCTGAACGGGTACGACGACCTCGACGAGGCCGTCGCGCTCGCGCAGTTCGCGGAACGCCTCGGGTACGGGCACGTGTCGATGGGCGAGACGACCGGCCGGAGCGTCCCGCTCGTGTTGGGCCTCATCGCCGAACGCACCGACGACGTCGGTATCGCGGACGACGTCCTCTCGCCGTTCTCGCGAACGCCGACGGCGCTCGGCCAGATCGCGGTGACGCTCCAGGAGATCAGCGACGGCCGATTCCGCCTCCGGATCGGCGCCTCGTCGCCCGCGCTCGCCGAGAAGTGGCACGGCGTCGGGTTCGATCGGCCGCTCCGGCGCGTCCGAGAGACGATCGAGATCGTCCGACAGGTGCAGTCGGGCGAGCGCCTCGACTACGACGGCGAGTGCTTCTCGCCGGACACGCTCAAACTCACCTGTCCTCCGCCGGAGACGCCGGCACCGATCGACGTCGCGGCGTTGGGCCCGAAGGCCACCGAACTCGCCGGGCGCTTCGCCGACGGCTGGGTCCCGCAACTGCTCCCGATCGACGGCCTCCGGGACCGAATGGACGACCTGCGGCGCGGTGCCGACCTCGGCGGCCGGTCGATCGACGACGTTCGCGTCGCGCTCCTCCTTCGATGCTGTGCGATCGAGGACGGCGAGCGCGCCCGCGAGTACGCCCGCCGACACGTCGCGTTCATGATCGCTCGCTACGGCCCCTACTACCGGAAAGCGATCGCCGACGCCGGGTGGCAGAGCCTCGTCGACGACGTCGGTTCCCGCTGGCGGGAGGGTGATCGAGACGGGGCGTCCGCCGCCGTCTCCGACGACCTGCTACACGACCTCGTCGTCGCTGGTACGCCCACGATGGCGCGAGAACGGCTCGAAGGGTTCGAAGCCGTCAAGGGCGTCGACGCCGTCCAGATCGGGTTCTTCGGCGGGATGAGCGAGAACGAGCGACGAACGACGGTGACCGAACTGGCCCCCGGGCGCGACTGA
- a CDS encoding GAF domain-containing protein, whose amino-acid sequence MSSSVPSPSTVLEGVDQLAPPGTPLTTPEVAAEFDCTDRTVYNRLDALVEDGVLETKKVGARGRVWWRPLREHGGSEPEATAEGDDCDRVRDRLRDREERLAAELDATKQLQEISTRLIQKDDIDTLYDEILDAVVTVMDADFARLQLRDPDRGDLHLLAHSGFDETTALWDRVTPESNGPCSVALETGQRVVVPDVETCEFMAGTEDRETLLEAGIRAVQSTPLVSRSGDVVGMLSTHWETPHEPSERDLRSIDVIARQATDLIGQQQAKKALHESEERYRELFESMSEGFCVIERVDAAPGEPVDFRYVEANPAFADHSGIDDVVGRTLRDVIPDEAVDWVEIYNAVVQTGEAERFERELVSEGRTLELYAFPVGDGSTGRVGVTFRDVTDRKRRIDGLREAHTQLRTATSAGSVGLWTWEVREDTLTADEFVAESYGLDPETTAAGASIERFFERVHEDDRERVRTRVERAIEDTGVLDTEYRVRDAEGEVMWLVLRGEVECDENGEAIRMYGAISDITERKEAEGALKRANDGLERLTAVSRELMDASTQDITDRAAELTRSVLDVEHTALWRYDEATGEFSRHAHRTAPELDVDAIRYPDGFSERVWRSFIHDETAVENDLPAPDDGEGTRATLRSYTLVPLPGHGVVCAGSTRAGTFDEQTIDLANTLGATLETAWNRAADERRLARQNEELARLDRLNGLIREIDTALVQADSRAAIERAVCDRLAASDQYAFVWIGDRDPATETITPREWAGVDTGYVDDLSIPTDGTSSERNPVAAAARTRDTQVVADIATETRFTPLREATLEQGARSCLAVPLVYEESLYGVLTVYADHSQPDERDHAVLAELGRTIAHAIAAVETRETLRTDRVVELTLQCREANTPLCRLARQAECEIEFEGFVRQSDDELDVFFTASGVPAEELATASEQVRAITDLLRLTDQADTALFRARVAEPALAARIVEQDAVVRTLTIENGAATAVVDVPHVATVREFIERLQRDAPGLELLARRTRDRPLKTRNTFRAICEGCLTTKQLTALETAYFSGFFESPRLRTGQEVAESLGVSQPTFTTHLRAAQRGVCDLLFAAHAE is encoded by the coding sequence ATGAGTTCGTCCGTCCCGTCCCCCTCGACCGTCCTCGAAGGGGTCGACCAGCTCGCCCCGCCCGGAACGCCGCTGACGACCCCGGAGGTCGCCGCCGAGTTCGACTGCACGGATCGCACCGTTTACAACAGACTCGACGCGCTCGTGGAGGACGGGGTCCTCGAGACGAAGAAGGTCGGCGCGCGCGGTCGGGTCTGGTGGCGGCCGCTTCGAGAACACGGGGGATCCGAGCCGGAGGCCACCGCCGAGGGCGACGACTGCGATCGGGTGAGGGACCGGTTACGGGATCGCGAGGAGCGACTCGCGGCCGAACTCGATGCGACGAAGCAGTTACAGGAGATCAGCACCAGGTTGATCCAGAAGGACGACATCGACACTCTCTACGACGAGATCCTCGACGCCGTCGTCACCGTCATGGACGCCGACTTCGCTCGGCTCCAGCTTCGTGACCCCGATCGGGGCGACCTCCACCTCCTGGCTCACTCGGGATTCGACGAGACCACGGCGCTGTGGGACCGGGTGACCCCCGAATCGAACGGCCCGTGTAGCGTGGCGCTGGAGACGGGCCAGCGGGTCGTCGTGCCGGACGTCGAGACGTGTGAGTTCATGGCCGGCACGGAGGACCGTGAAACACTCCTCGAAGCCGGCATTCGGGCGGTCCAGAGCACGCCGCTCGTCTCGCGCAGCGGGGACGTCGTCGGCATGCTCTCGACACACTGGGAGACCCCACACGAGCCGTCCGAGCGTGATCTGCGCTCGATCGACGTCATCGCACGCCAGGCAACCGACCTGATCGGACAGCAGCAGGCGAAGAAAGCCCTGCACGAGAGCGAGGAGCGCTACCGCGAACTGTTCGAGTCGATGTCCGAGGGTTTCTGCGTCATCGAGCGGGTCGACGCCGCCCCGGGGGAGCCGGTCGACTTCCGATACGTCGAGGCGAACCCGGCCTTCGCGGATCACTCCGGCATCGACGACGTCGTCGGCAGGACCCTGCGGGACGTCATCCCCGACGAAGCAGTCGACTGGGTCGAGATCTACAACGCCGTCGTACAGACCGGCGAAGCGGAGCGATTCGAGCGCGAACTCGTCTCGGAGGGACGGACGCTGGAACTGTACGCGTTTCCGGTCGGCGACGGATCGACGGGGCGAGTCGGCGTGACCTTCCGGGACGTCACCGACAGGAAGCGGCGAATCGACGGGCTCAGGGAGGCGCACACCCAGCTACGGACCGCCACGAGCGCGGGCTCGGTCGGTCTCTGGACGTGGGAGGTCCGGGAAGACACGTTGACCGCGGACGAGTTCGTCGCGGAGTCGTACGGCCTCGATCCGGAAACCACCGCAGCGGGGGCATCGATCGAGCGGTTCTTCGAACGGGTCCACGAGGACGACCGCGAGCGGGTGCGAACGCGGGTCGAGCGAGCGATCGAGGACACGGGCGTTCTCGACACCGAGTACCGCGTCCGGGACGCCGAGGGCGAGGTCATGTGGTTAGTGCTTCGGGGGGAGGTCGAATGCGACGAAAACGGGGAAGCGATTCGGATGTACGGTGCGATCTCCGACATCACCGAGCGCAAGGAGGCGGAGGGGGCACTGAAGCGGGCCAACGACGGTCTCGAACGGCTCACGGCGGTCAGCCGCGAGCTGATGGACGCGAGCACACAGGACATCACGGACCGAGCCGCCGAACTCACACGGAGCGTCCTCGACGTCGAACACACCGCCCTCTGGCGCTACGACGAGGCCACCGGCGAGTTCTCCCGGCACGCTCACCGTACCGCCCCGGAGCTAGATGTCGACGCGATCCGGTACCCTGATGGGTTCTCCGAGCGGGTCTGGCGGAGCTTCATCCACGACGAGACCGCCGTCGAAAACGACCTCCCGGCCCCCGACGACGGCGAGGGGACTCGCGCGACACTCCGGAGCTACACACTGGTCCCGCTCCCCGGCCACGGCGTCGTCTGTGCGGGCTCCACCCGCGCGGGGACGTTCGACGAGCAAACGATCGACCTCGCGAATACACTCGGTGCGACCCTCGAGACGGCGTGGAACCGAGCCGCGGACGAACGGCGATTGGCCCGACAAAACGAGGAGCTGGCGCGTCTCGATCGACTCAACGGCCTCATCCGGGAGATCGACACCGCGCTGGTCCAGGCCGACAGTCGCGCCGCCATCGAGCGGGCCGTCTGCGACCGGCTGGCGGCCTCCGATCAGTACGCATTCGTCTGGATCGGCGACCGAGATCCGGCCACGGAAACGATCACACCACGCGAGTGGGCGGGGGTCGACACCGGCTACGTCGACGACCTCTCGATCCCGACCGACGGGACGTCGAGCGAGCGGAATCCCGTCGCCGCCGCGGCACGCACGCGAGACACGCAGGTCGTGGCCGACATCGCTACCGAGACGCGATTCACCCCGTTACGCGAGGCCACGCTCGAGCAGGGTGCGCGCTCGTGTCTCGCCGTTCCGCTGGTCTACGAGGAATCGCTGTACGGCGTCTTGACGGTGTACGCCGACCACTCCCAGCCCGACGAGCGCGATCACGCCGTGTTGGCGGAACTCGGTCGGACGATCGCCCACGCGATCGCCGCCGTCGAAACCCGGGAGACGCTCCGCACCGATCGGGTCGTCGAACTCACACTCCAGTGTCGTGAGGCGAACACGCCGCTGTGTCGCCTCGCCCGGCAGGCAGAGTGTGAGATCGAGTTCGAGGGATTCGTTCGTCAATCGGACGATGAACTGGACGTCTTCTTCACCGCCAGCGGCGTCCCGGCGGAGGAGCTCGCCACGGCGAGCGAGCAGGTGCGAGCGATCACGGACCTCCTTCGCCTCACCGACCAGGCCGATACGGCGCTGTTCAGGGCGCGGGTGGCCGAACCGGCGCTCGCGGCCCGGATCGTCGAGCAGGACGCGGTGGTGCGCACGCTCACGATCGAGAACGGGGCTGCGACGGCCGTCGTCGACGTTCCCCACGTAGCAACCGTCCGAGAGTTCATCGAACGGCTCCAGCGCGACGCCCCCGGTCTGGAACTACTGGCCCGTCGGACGCGGGACCGCCCGCTCAAGACACGAAACACGTTCCGAGCGATCTGTGAAGGGTGCTTGACCACCAAACAACTGACCGCGCTCGAGACGGCGTACTTCAGTGGATTTTTCGAATCGCCGCGATTGCGGACGGGCCAGGAGGTCGCCGAGTCGTTGGGCGTCTCCCAGCCGACGTTTACGACGCATCTCCGGGCGGCACAACGGGGGGTCTGTGACCTCCTTTTCGCTGCACACGCCGAGTGA
- a CDS encoding ATP-grasp domain-containing protein, with product MNTVLVLDSQGHAALSIVRSLGRRNVRVTAGADSAFALGPQSKYATDSYIYPDPDADCYAFLDHLTEHLNDNDYFAVVPATDKTTALLSRHKVDLERTGTIVATEDWETFSLAYDKANTFDIAEGLDVPTPTTVAPESPADLDSVRDDLPYPVVVKSRSKSIWTDEGTHELSRVDDSHYASSPAELDAVYRTVYESSPTFETRPPLIQEYVPGETQTTVVLADRGDVLAHFQERRLRTDPPSGGNSTLLDGVRNRRMLEYAETLIGVLEWTGPAQVEFMKTPDGEFHLIEMNGRYWGSLPLAINSGVDFPWHHYRLLRGERPEPTAAYRTDIVQRRLLYGDLNWLYYHLAEGDLSAIAPFVRSFVGPKHTFVSTDDPRPMAVALAEAVVLGTRQSARVARTLLRERRRDVFEDDVVAAN from the coding sequence ATGAACACCGTTCTCGTACTCGACAGCCAGGGACACGCAGCCCTCAGTATCGTTCGGTCGCTCGGTCGACGCAACGTCCGCGTCACCGCGGGGGCGGACAGCGCGTTCGCCCTCGGCCCACAGTCGAAATACGCCACGGATAGCTACATCTATCCGGATCCCGACGCCGATTGCTACGCCTTCCTCGATCACCTGACGGAGCACCTGAACGACAACGACTACTTCGCCGTCGTCCCGGCCACCGACAAGACGACGGCGCTCCTCTCACGACATAAGGTCGATCTCGAACGAACCGGAACGATCGTCGCCACCGAGGACTGGGAGACGTTCTCGCTGGCGTACGACAAGGCAAACACGTTCGACATCGCCGAGGGCCTCGACGTTCCGACGCCCACGACGGTCGCTCCGGAGTCGCCGGCCGACCTCGATTCGGTTCGGGACGACCTCCCGTATCCCGTGGTGGTGAAATCACGGAGCAAGAGCATCTGGACGGACGAGGGAACCCACGAGTTGAGCCGCGTGGACGACTCCCATTACGCCTCGTCGCCGGCCGAACTCGATGCGGTCTACCGGACGGTCTACGAATCGAGCCCCACATTCGAGACGCGTCCACCGCTGATCCAGGAGTACGTCCCGGGCGAGACGCAGACCACGGTGGTTCTGGCGGATCGGGGCGACGTGCTCGCCCACTTCCAGGAACGGCGGCTGCGCACCGATCCGCCGAGCGGCGGGAACTCGACGCTCCTCGATGGGGTTCGCAACCGCCGTATGCTCGAGTACGCCGAGACGCTGATCGGGGTCCTCGAGTGGACCGGGCCGGCGCAGGTCGAGTTCATGAAGACCCCCGACGGCGAGTTCCATCTGATCGAGATGAACGGCCGATACTGGGGCTCGCTCCCGCTCGCGATCAACAGCGGCGTCGACTTCCCGTGGCACCACTACCGCCTTCTCAGGGGCGAGCGGCCGGAACCGACGGCGGCGTACCGGACGGACATCGTCCAGCGCCGGCTGTTGTACGGCGACCTCAACTGGCTGTATTACCACCTCGCGGAGGGGGATCTCAGCGCCATCGCGCCGTTCGTCCGGTCGTTCGTCGGCCCGAAACACACCTTCGTCTCGACCGACGATCCCCGACCGATGGCCGTCGCACTCGCCGAGGCGGTCGTACTCGGGACGAGGCAGTCCGCGCGGGTGGCCCGAACGCTCCTTCGCGAACGGCGACGGGACGTGTTCGAGGACGACGTCGTCGCCGCGAACTGA
- a CDS encoding DapH/DapD/GlmU-related protein — MLRELERAVVGNPVTNALLFNELTGSVGQFFEAARHRREYARYRRQYDVDPTFRFNGPGILLYGDGDIELGAGSYIGRYSRIQAESGRTVRIGRNTAVSHFVFCYTRNRIADQDMSVAPNTNDDLAVNEGDTTVGDDCWIGAFTFLTEGVSVGENTVVGANAVVTDDLPPHAIAAGVPARVRRFKSYLSEEETRTLATEYADALSDGLAGEHRGR; from the coding sequence ATGCTCCGTGAACTCGAACGAGCGGTGGTCGGAAATCCCGTGACGAACGCGCTCCTGTTCAACGAGTTGACCGGGTCCGTCGGCCAGTTCTTCGAGGCGGCCCGCCATCGACGGGAGTACGCTCGGTACAGACGGCAGTACGACGTCGACCCGACGTTCCGGTTCAACGGTCCCGGGATCCTGTTGTACGGCGACGGCGACATCGAACTGGGGGCGGGCTCGTATATCGGCCGTTACTCGCGGATCCAGGCCGAATCCGGGCGGACGGTCCGGATCGGCAGGAACACGGCCGTGAGCCACTTCGTGTTCTGCTATACGCGAAACCGGATTGCCGACCAGGACATGAGCGTCGCGCCGAACACCAACGACGACCTCGCGGTCAACGAGGGCGACACCACCGTCGGGGACGACTGCTGGATCGGGGCGTTCACGTTCCTGACCGAGGGCGTTTCGGTCGGCGAAAACACCGTCGTCGGCGCGAACGCGGTCGTCACCGACGACCTCCCTCCGCACGCCATCGCCGCTGGCGTACCGGCGCGCGTCCGCCGGTTCAAGTCCTATCTCTCCGAGGAGGAGACGCGAACGCTCGCGACCGAGTACGCGGACGCCCTCTCGGACGGCCTCGCCGGCGAGCACCGAGGACGCTGA
- a CDS encoding LLM class flavin-dependent oxidoreductase yields the protein MTTFGYLLPTRGIVFSSTSTTELTARASADVVGLARRAESLGYDAVWVGDSVLAKPRFEPLVTLGAVAAATDSIELGTAVYLPALRHPVHVAHATTTLDQLSGGRLVLGVGVGVRPPERREMRQLGVDYERRGALLNEALAIVSKLWEGTAIDHDGEHYRLDGAGIGFEPARNPPIYVASAAFSPSDGFPISIRRRLVEHGDGWVPIAMPPEEYAAGAHHIEELLAETDRPTNAITRAYYLDVVVDDSEAAAIEHAREFYHGYYGEQVTYRSERSLSEEEIRKRGAFGLVDTVEARLAEYVEAGVERFVVRFPTTDQRRQLRAFSSIVDTIP from the coding sequence GTGACCACGTTTGGATACCTGCTACCGACCCGAGGAATCGTCTTTTCGAGCACCTCCACGACGGAACTGACCGCTCGCGCCAGCGCCGACGTCGTCGGACTCGCCCGACGCGCCGAATCGCTCGGGTACGATGCCGTTTGGGTGGGCGACAGCGTGCTCGCGAAGCCACGCTTCGAGCCGCTCGTCACGCTCGGGGCCGTCGCCGCGGCGACGGATTCGATCGAATTGGGAACCGCGGTCTATCTGCCAGCACTCCGCCATCCGGTACACGTCGCACACGCGACCACGACCCTCGACCAGCTGAGCGGCGGCCGACTCGTACTCGGCGTCGGTGTGGGCGTCAGACCGCCCGAGCGAAGGGAGATGAGACAGCTCGGAGTGGACTACGAGCGTCGCGGAGCGCTGCTCAACGAAGCGCTCGCGATCGTCTCGAAGCTCTGGGAGGGGACGGCGATCGACCACGACGGGGAACACTACCGACTCGACGGCGCAGGGATCGGGTTCGAACCGGCGAGGAACCCACCGATATACGTCGCGTCGGCCGCGTTCAGTCCGAGCGACGGGTTCCCGATATCGATCCGACGTCGGCTCGTCGAACACGGCGACGGGTGGGTACCGATCGCGATGCCGCCCGAGGAGTACGCCGCCGGCGCCCACCACATCGAGGAACTGCTCGCGGAAACGGATCGGCCCACGAACGCGATCACGCGGGCGTACTACCTCGACGTCGTCGTGGACGACTCGGAAGCGGCGGCCATCGAGCACGCACGGGAGTTCTATCACGGCTACTACGGGGAGCAGGTCACGTACCGGTCGGAACGATCGCTCTCCGAGGAGGAGATCCGAAAACGGGGGGCGTTCGGACTCGTGGATACGGTCGAAGCGCGACTGGCCGAGTACGTCGAGGCCGGCGTCGAACGGTTCGTCGTGCGGTTCCCCACTACCGATCAACGCCGACAGCTTCGGGCGTTCTCGTCGATCGTGGATACGATCCCGTGA
- a CDS encoding glycerophosphodiester phosphodiesterase, whose product MFANHGSEDGTGKETDGTTDRRTFMGAVGALTGASIGTLAVSETATARSARPGKSNHAPRITAHRGYADVFPENTVAAVEGSSRHGADRIEIDIQPCEDGEIVVFHDEVLDDLTDEDGRVAETPCETVLEAEVLDSDETVPTLREVLDAARPDVTMNVEFKASGGYSWEEVAERALEIASDYPGEFYVSSFETAALEAVRDVDSTVPVAKLFGSDAEANLETARELDAEAVNVSTGVLDRELVETAHEEGREVNVYTIDGWREARRPVELGVDGLIADYPSVLDFATEDR is encoded by the coding sequence ATGTTCGCCAACCACGGTAGCGAGGACGGCACCGGGAAGGAAACGGACGGGACGACCGATCGGCGGACGTTCATGGGGGCCGTCGGGGCGCTCACGGGCGCGTCGATCGGTACCCTCGCGGTGAGCGAGACGGCTACGGCACGGAGCGCTCGCCCTGGAAAATCGAATCACGCACCACGCATCACGGCCCACCGCGGCTACGCGGACGTCTTTCCGGAGAACACCGTTGCGGCCGTCGAGGGGTCGTCCCGGCACGGGGCGGATCGGATCGAGATCGACATCCAGCCGTGCGAGGACGGGGAGATCGTGGTGTTCCACGACGAGGTCCTCGACGACCTGACCGACGAGGACGGTCGAGTGGCCGAGACGCCCTGTGAGACGGTCCTCGAAGCGGAGGTCCTCGACAGCGACGAGACCGTCCCGACGCTGCGGGAGGTACTCGACGCGGCGCGACCGGACGTCACGATGAACGTCGAGTTCAAGGCGTCCGGCGGGTACTCGTGGGAGGAGGTCGCCGAGCGGGCGTTGGAGATCGCTTCCGACTACCCCGGGGAGTTCTACGTCTCCTCGTTCGAGACGGCCGCGCTCGAAGCGGTCCGGGACGTCGATTCGACCGTTCCGGTGGCGAAGCTGTTCGGATCGGACGCGGAGGCGAACCTCGAGACCGCCCGCGAACTCGACGCCGAAGCGGTGAACGTCTCGACGGGCGTGCTGGATCGGGAGCTGGTCGAAACGGCTCACGAGGAGGGTCGGGAGGTGAACGTGTACACGATCGACGGGTGGCGGGAAGCGCGCCGGCCCGTCGAACTGGGCGTGGATGGCCTGATCGCCGACTACCCGAGCGTTCTCGATTTCGCCACGGAAGACCGCTGA
- a CDS encoding LLM class flavin-dependent oxidoreductase: MDLSVVDLSPVPDDGTASDAYANTVEAAQQAERLGYSRFWVAEHHGMADSIAGTTPEVLLGHLAAGTDSIRLGSGAVLLNHYSPFKVAEQFGALDALAPGRIDAGLGRANGSPAADHALGTGRHVQNPDEDHAEKIEAVVNHLYGDYPDDHPYSDLTIPRSDRETPVPWVLGSSPSSAAIAGELGLPYCFAAFIRPQFATRSFEEYREHFQSSRLAGGVDEPRGMIAVNAVCAETDEEAARLRAVAEASYERMRRGIVGTRPSIEEAIDELGGVPEPTPATLGSDEWPRAVSGSPETLAGLLGQLTERVDVDEAMIQHIVADHDDALRSHELLANGVGLGPR; encoded by the coding sequence ATGGATCTCTCTGTCGTCGACCTGTCCCCCGTTCCCGACGACGGCACCGCCAGTGACGCGTACGCGAACACGGTCGAGGCCGCCCAGCAGGCCGAACGGCTCGGTTACTCGCGGTTCTGGGTGGCCGAACACCACGGCATGGCGGACTCCATCGCCGGCACGACCCCCGAGGTGTTGCTCGGCCATCTCGCCGCGGGGACGGACTCGATCCGGCTGGGGTCGGGGGCGGTGCTGCTCAATCACTACAGTCCGTTCAAGGTCGCCGAACAGTTCGGCGCGCTGGACGCGCTCGCTCCCGGACGTATCGACGCGGGTCTCGGACGGGCGAACGGGTCGCCCGCCGCCGACCACGCGCTCGGGACGGGCCGGCACGTCCAGAACCCCGATGAGGACCACGCGGAGAAGATCGAGGCCGTCGTCAACCACCTCTACGGCGACTACCCCGACGACCATCCCTACAGCGACCTGACGATCCCACGCTCGGACCGGGAGACGCCCGTCCCGTGGGTACTCGGATCGAGTCCGTCGAGCGCGGCCATCGCCGGCGAACTCGGGCTCCCCTACTGTTTCGCCGCGTTCATCCGACCGCAGTTCGCCACCCGCTCGTTCGAGGAGTACCGCGAGCACTTCCAGTCCTCGCGGCTGGCCGGCGGCGTCGACGAGCCACGGGGGATGATCGCGGTGAACGCGGTCTGTGCCGAGACCGACGAGGAGGCTGCCCGGCTCCGCGCGGTGGCCGAAGCGTCGTACGAGCGGATGCGACGCGGCATCGTCGGAACGAGACCGTCCATCGAGGAAGCCATCGACGAACTCGGTGGGGTGCCCGAGCCGACGCCAGCGACGCTCGGCTCCGACGAGTGGCCGCGCGCGGTCTCCGGAAGCCCGGAGACGCTCGCCGGCCTCCTGGGACAACTCACCGAGCGCGTCGACGTCGACGAGGCGATGATTCAGCACATCGTCGCGGATCACGACGACGCGCTCCGATCCCACGAGCTACTTGCCAACGGCGTCGGACTCGGACCCCGGTAG